The proteins below are encoded in one region of Drosophila santomea strain STO CAGO 1482 chromosome 2R, Prin_Dsan_1.1, whole genome shotgun sequence:
- the LOC120445570 gene encoding sphingomyelin phosphodiesterase isoform X1, whose translation MTQQQPPWPSPYPNANANPRGKCWLILVLIAVLPLADVGALPFLFTHLKPQINWTQPEMESWVIEEQPRSIQPHLEPVLHPNRTHRALSSDSTDAEFLQRLVNMRHNQTASSRMLWYDVAGGDGLVYPPFVDKALKLLNLKQVAFEIENSVMSKVTCTACRAGAGMLQHQIQSGKTDAELIRMITDYCTNLNIQSARVCQGVAQLFGSELIYVLKRVNLSPDELCSFVIGDGCADVYNPYHEWEVIFPPVPKPPRLADLPIPMEAAPFFKVLHISDTHYDPHYAEGSNADCNEPLCCRLSSGRPATPNAAAGKWGDYRKCDTPKRTVDHMLSHIAETHKDIDYILWTGDLPPHDVWNQTKEENLAIIKDTVKQMVEMFPGVPIFPALGNHESAPVNSFPPPYVNQVDISISWLYDELDIQWRRWLPQSVTHTVRRGAFYSVLVRPGFRIISLNMNYCNNKNWWLLLNSTDPATELQWFIYELQSAEFSNEKVHVIGHIPPGHSDCLKVWSRNFYKIISRYESTVTAQFYGHTHYDEFEMFYDPHDLNHPNGIAYIGPSVSPYYDLNPGYRIYYVDGDHDATTRLVIDHESWIMNLKEANLYGYPIWYKLYTARAAYNMKALRPSDWNNLLNELTNNQELFELYYKYYWKNSPARPTCDAECKKRLICDCRSGRSHDRKHFCAEVESKIDEESSKSWKSWFYKGLTNSYSLLSSITYLPKYLLGYR comes from the exons ATGACACAGCAACAGCCGCCGTGGCCAAGTCCCTAtcccaatgccaatgccaatccCAGGGGAAAATGCTGGCTCATCCTGGTACTCATAGCCGTGCTCCCACTGGCAGATG TTGGAGCACTGCCCTTCCTGTTCACGCACCTCAAGCCGCAGATCAACTGGACGCAGCCGGAGATGGAGAGCTGGGTGATTGAGGAGCAGCCGCGCAGCATCCAGCCCCACCTGGAGCCAGTGCTCCATCCGAATCGCACCCACCGCGCCCTCTCCTCGGACAGCACGGACGCGGAGTTCCTGCAGCGGTTGGTCAACATGCGGCACAACCAGACCGCCAGCTCCAGGATGCTGTGGTACGATGTGGCCGGCGGAGATGGCCTCGTCTACCCGCCATTCGTGGACAAGGCCCTCAAGCTGCTGAACCTCAAGCAGGTGGCCTTCGAGATCGAGAACAGCGTGATGTCCAAGGTGACCTGCACCGCCTGCAGAGCGGGCGCCGGCATGCTGCAGCATCAGATCCAGTCCGGCAAGACGGACGCGGAGCTCATCCGCATGATCACGGACTACTGCACCAATCTGAACATCCAGAGTGCCCGCGTCTGCCAGGGCGTGGCCCAGCTCTTCGGCAGCGAGTTGATCTACGTCCTGAAGCGGGTGAACCTCAGTCCCGACGAGCTCTGCAGCTTTGTGATTGGCGACGGCTGCGCGGACGTGTACAATCCGTATCACGAGTGGGAGGTCATATTCCCGCCAGTGCCAAAGCCACCGCGCCTCGCAGACCTGCCCATTCCCATGGAGGCGGCACCCTTCTTCAAGGTCCTGCACATCTCCGACACCCACTACGATCCCCACTACGCGGAGGGCTCCAATGCCGACTGCAATGAGCCGCTCTGCTGCCGCCTGAGCAGCGGAcgtcctgccacgcccaatgCGGCTGCAGGGAAGTGGGGCGACTACCGGAAGTGCGACACGCCCAAGCGGACGGTGGACCACATGCTGTCGCACATAGCGGAGACCCACAAGGACATCGACTACATCCTGTGGACGGGCGATCTGCCGCCGCACGACGTGTGGAACCAGACCAAGGAGGAGAACCTGGCCATCATCAAGGACACCGTGAAGCAGATGGTCGAAATGTTCCCCGGAGTGCCCATCTTCCCCGCCCTGGGCAACCACGAGAGCGCTCCGGTGAACAGCTTTCCGCCGCCGTACGTCAACCAGGTGGACATCTCCATCAGTTGGCTCTACGACGAGCTGGACATCCAGTGGCGCCGCTGGCTGCCCCAAAGTGTGACCCACACGGTGCGACGCGGTGCCTTCTACTCGGTGCTGGTGCGACCCGGATTCAGGATCATCTCGCTGAACATGAACTactgcaacaacaagaacTGGTGGCTGCTGCTCAACTCCACGGATCCCGCCACCGAGCTGCAATG GTTCATTTACGAGCTGCAAAGCGCCGAGTTCTCCAACGAAAAGGTGCACGTCATAGGGCACATACCGCCAGGACATTCGGACTGCCTGAAGGTCTGGTCGCGCAACTTCTACAAGATCATATCGCGCTACGAGAGCACAGTGACCGCCCAGTTCTACGGACACACGCACTACGATGAGTTCGAAATGTTCTACGATCCCCACGATCTGA ACCATCCGAATGGCATTGCGTACATTGGACCCTCTGTGTCGCCCTACTACGACCTGAATCCTGGCTACCGGATCTACTACGTGGATGGCGACCACGATGCCACGACGCGCCTGGTCATCGACCACGAGTCCTGGATAATGAATCTCAAGGAGGCCAATCTGTACGGCTACCCCATTTGGTACAAGCTCTACACGGCCCGAGCGGCGTACAACATGAAGGCGCTGCGTCCCAGCGACTGGAACAACCTGCTCAACGAGCTGACCAACAATCAGGAGCTATTCGAGCTGTACTACAA ATATTACTGGAAGAACTCGCCGGCGCGTCCCACCTGCGATGCGGAGTGCAAGAAGCGGCTCATCTGCGACTGCCGAAGTGGGCGTTCCCACGACCGGAAGCACTTCTGCGCCGAGGTCGAGTCGAAGATCGACGAGGAGTCGTCCAAGTCCTGGAAGTCCTGGTTCTACAAGGGATTGACCAATTC CTATAGCCTCCTGTCCTCCATCACTTACCTGCCCAAATACCTGCTGGGATATCGCTGA
- the LOC120445570 gene encoding sphingomyelin phosphodiesterase isoform X3: MTQQQPPWPSPYPNANANPRGKCWLILVLIAVLPLADVGALPFLFTHLKPQINWTQPEMESWVIEEQPRSIQPHLEPVLHPNRTHRALSSDSTDAEFLQRLVNMRHNQTASSRMLWYDVAGGDGLVYPPFVDKALKLLNLKQVAFEIENSVMSKVTCTACRAGAGMLQHQIQSGKTDAELIRMITDYCTNLNIQSARVCQGVAQLFGSELIYVLKRVNLSPDELCSFVIGDGCADVYNPYHEWEVIFPPVPKPPRLADLPIPMEAAPFFKVLHISDTHYDPHYAEGSNADCNEPLCCRLSSGRPATPNAAAGKWGDYRKCDTPKRTVDHMLSHIAETHKDIDYILWTGDLPPHDVWNQTKEENLAIIKDTVKQMVEMFPGVPIFPALGNHESAPVNSFPPPYVNQVDISISWLYDELDIQWRRWLPQSVTHTVRRGAFYSVLVRPGFRIISLNMNYCNNKNWWLLLNSTDPATELQWFIYELQSAEFSNEKVHVIGHIPPGHSDCLKVWSRNFYKIISRYESTVTAQFYGHTHYDEFEMFYDPHDLNHPNGIAYIGPSVSPYYDLNPGYRIYYVDGDHDATTRLVIDHESWIMNLKEANLYGYPIWYKLYTARAAYNMKALRPSDWNNLLNELTNNQELFELYYKYYWKNSPARPTCDAECKKRLICDCRSGRSHDRKHFCAEVESKIDEESSKSWKSWFYKGLTNSAADQTEVPAATTSDGYGPLDVVIVNVGG; encoded by the exons ATGACACAGCAACAGCCGCCGTGGCCAAGTCCCTAtcccaatgccaatgccaatccCAGGGGAAAATGCTGGCTCATCCTGGTACTCATAGCCGTGCTCCCACTGGCAGATG TTGGAGCACTGCCCTTCCTGTTCACGCACCTCAAGCCGCAGATCAACTGGACGCAGCCGGAGATGGAGAGCTGGGTGATTGAGGAGCAGCCGCGCAGCATCCAGCCCCACCTGGAGCCAGTGCTCCATCCGAATCGCACCCACCGCGCCCTCTCCTCGGACAGCACGGACGCGGAGTTCCTGCAGCGGTTGGTCAACATGCGGCACAACCAGACCGCCAGCTCCAGGATGCTGTGGTACGATGTGGCCGGCGGAGATGGCCTCGTCTACCCGCCATTCGTGGACAAGGCCCTCAAGCTGCTGAACCTCAAGCAGGTGGCCTTCGAGATCGAGAACAGCGTGATGTCCAAGGTGACCTGCACCGCCTGCAGAGCGGGCGCCGGCATGCTGCAGCATCAGATCCAGTCCGGCAAGACGGACGCGGAGCTCATCCGCATGATCACGGACTACTGCACCAATCTGAACATCCAGAGTGCCCGCGTCTGCCAGGGCGTGGCCCAGCTCTTCGGCAGCGAGTTGATCTACGTCCTGAAGCGGGTGAACCTCAGTCCCGACGAGCTCTGCAGCTTTGTGATTGGCGACGGCTGCGCGGACGTGTACAATCCGTATCACGAGTGGGAGGTCATATTCCCGCCAGTGCCAAAGCCACCGCGCCTCGCAGACCTGCCCATTCCCATGGAGGCGGCACCCTTCTTCAAGGTCCTGCACATCTCCGACACCCACTACGATCCCCACTACGCGGAGGGCTCCAATGCCGACTGCAATGAGCCGCTCTGCTGCCGCCTGAGCAGCGGAcgtcctgccacgcccaatgCGGCTGCAGGGAAGTGGGGCGACTACCGGAAGTGCGACACGCCCAAGCGGACGGTGGACCACATGCTGTCGCACATAGCGGAGACCCACAAGGACATCGACTACATCCTGTGGACGGGCGATCTGCCGCCGCACGACGTGTGGAACCAGACCAAGGAGGAGAACCTGGCCATCATCAAGGACACCGTGAAGCAGATGGTCGAAATGTTCCCCGGAGTGCCCATCTTCCCCGCCCTGGGCAACCACGAGAGCGCTCCGGTGAACAGCTTTCCGCCGCCGTACGTCAACCAGGTGGACATCTCCATCAGTTGGCTCTACGACGAGCTGGACATCCAGTGGCGCCGCTGGCTGCCCCAAAGTGTGACCCACACGGTGCGACGCGGTGCCTTCTACTCGGTGCTGGTGCGACCCGGATTCAGGATCATCTCGCTGAACATGAACTactgcaacaacaagaacTGGTGGCTGCTGCTCAACTCCACGGATCCCGCCACCGAGCTGCAATG GTTCATTTACGAGCTGCAAAGCGCCGAGTTCTCCAACGAAAAGGTGCACGTCATAGGGCACATACCGCCAGGACATTCGGACTGCCTGAAGGTCTGGTCGCGCAACTTCTACAAGATCATATCGCGCTACGAGAGCACAGTGACCGCCCAGTTCTACGGACACACGCACTACGATGAGTTCGAAATGTTCTACGATCCCCACGATCTGA ACCATCCGAATGGCATTGCGTACATTGGACCCTCTGTGTCGCCCTACTACGACCTGAATCCTGGCTACCGGATCTACTACGTGGATGGCGACCACGATGCCACGACGCGCCTGGTCATCGACCACGAGTCCTGGATAATGAATCTCAAGGAGGCCAATCTGTACGGCTACCCCATTTGGTACAAGCTCTACACGGCCCGAGCGGCGTACAACATGAAGGCGCTGCGTCCCAGCGACTGGAACAACCTGCTCAACGAGCTGACCAACAATCAGGAGCTATTCGAGCTGTACTACAA ATATTACTGGAAGAACTCGCCGGCGCGTCCCACCTGCGATGCGGAGTGCAAGAAGCGGCTCATCTGCGACTGCCGAAGTGGGCGTTCCCACGACCGGAAGCACTTCTGCGCCGAGGTCGAGTCGAAGATCGACGAGGAGTCGTCCAAGTCCTGGAAGTCCTGGTTCTACAAGGGATTGACCAATTC CGCCGCGGATCAAACTGAAGTGCCGGCGGCCACCACCTCCGATGGCTACGGTCCTCTCGATGTGGTGATTGTAAACGTTGGTGGTTGA
- the LOC120445570 gene encoding sphingomyelin phosphodiesterase isoform X2, with product MVKQHTPVHHTWSKRRTWRSPHIMTQQQPPWPSPYPNANANPRGKCWLILVLIAVLPLADVGALPFLFTHLKPQINWTQPEMESWVIEEQPRSIQPHLEPVLHPNRTHRALSSDSTDAEFLQRLVNMRHNQTASSRMLWYDVAGGDGLVYPPFVDKALKLLNLKQVAFEIENSVMSKVTCTACRAGAGMLQHQIQSGKTDAELIRMITDYCTNLNIQSARVCQGVAQLFGSELIYVLKRVNLSPDELCSFVIGDGCADVYNPYHEWEVIFPPVPKPPRLADLPIPMEAAPFFKVLHISDTHYDPHYAEGSNADCNEPLCCRLSSGRPATPNAAAGKWGDYRKCDTPKRTVDHMLSHIAETHKDIDYILWTGDLPPHDVWNQTKEENLAIIKDTVKQMVEMFPGVPIFPALGNHESAPVNSFPPPYVNQVDISISWLYDELDIQWRRWLPQSVTHTVRRGAFYSVLVRPGFRIISLNMNYCNNKNWWLLLNSTDPATELQWFIYELQSAEFSNEKVHVIGHIPPGHSDCLKVWSRNFYKIISRYESTVTAQFYGHTHYDEFEMFYDPHDLNHPNGIAYIGPSVSPYYDLNPGYRIYYVDGDHDATTRLVIDHESWIMNLKEANLYGYPIWYKLYTARAAYNMKALRPSDWNNLLNELTNNQELFELYYKYYWKNSPARPTCDAECKKRLICDCRSGRSHDRKHFCAEVESKIDEESSKSWKSWFYKGLTNSAADQTEVPAATTSDGYGPLDVVIVNVGG from the exons ATG GTCAAGCAGCACACTCCAGTCCACCACACCTGGTCGAAGCGTCGAACCTGGCGTAGTCCCCACATTATGACACAGCAACAGCCGCCGTGGCCAAGTCCCTAtcccaatgccaatgccaatccCAGGGGAAAATGCTGGCTCATCCTGGTACTCATAGCCGTGCTCCCACTGGCAGATG TTGGAGCACTGCCCTTCCTGTTCACGCACCTCAAGCCGCAGATCAACTGGACGCAGCCGGAGATGGAGAGCTGGGTGATTGAGGAGCAGCCGCGCAGCATCCAGCCCCACCTGGAGCCAGTGCTCCATCCGAATCGCACCCACCGCGCCCTCTCCTCGGACAGCACGGACGCGGAGTTCCTGCAGCGGTTGGTCAACATGCGGCACAACCAGACCGCCAGCTCCAGGATGCTGTGGTACGATGTGGCCGGCGGAGATGGCCTCGTCTACCCGCCATTCGTGGACAAGGCCCTCAAGCTGCTGAACCTCAAGCAGGTGGCCTTCGAGATCGAGAACAGCGTGATGTCCAAGGTGACCTGCACCGCCTGCAGAGCGGGCGCCGGCATGCTGCAGCATCAGATCCAGTCCGGCAAGACGGACGCGGAGCTCATCCGCATGATCACGGACTACTGCACCAATCTGAACATCCAGAGTGCCCGCGTCTGCCAGGGCGTGGCCCAGCTCTTCGGCAGCGAGTTGATCTACGTCCTGAAGCGGGTGAACCTCAGTCCCGACGAGCTCTGCAGCTTTGTGATTGGCGACGGCTGCGCGGACGTGTACAATCCGTATCACGAGTGGGAGGTCATATTCCCGCCAGTGCCAAAGCCACCGCGCCTCGCAGACCTGCCCATTCCCATGGAGGCGGCACCCTTCTTCAAGGTCCTGCACATCTCCGACACCCACTACGATCCCCACTACGCGGAGGGCTCCAATGCCGACTGCAATGAGCCGCTCTGCTGCCGCCTGAGCAGCGGAcgtcctgccacgcccaatgCGGCTGCAGGGAAGTGGGGCGACTACCGGAAGTGCGACACGCCCAAGCGGACGGTGGACCACATGCTGTCGCACATAGCGGAGACCCACAAGGACATCGACTACATCCTGTGGACGGGCGATCTGCCGCCGCACGACGTGTGGAACCAGACCAAGGAGGAGAACCTGGCCATCATCAAGGACACCGTGAAGCAGATGGTCGAAATGTTCCCCGGAGTGCCCATCTTCCCCGCCCTGGGCAACCACGAGAGCGCTCCGGTGAACAGCTTTCCGCCGCCGTACGTCAACCAGGTGGACATCTCCATCAGTTGGCTCTACGACGAGCTGGACATCCAGTGGCGCCGCTGGCTGCCCCAAAGTGTGACCCACACGGTGCGACGCGGTGCCTTCTACTCGGTGCTGGTGCGACCCGGATTCAGGATCATCTCGCTGAACATGAACTactgcaacaacaagaacTGGTGGCTGCTGCTCAACTCCACGGATCCCGCCACCGAGCTGCAATG GTTCATTTACGAGCTGCAAAGCGCCGAGTTCTCCAACGAAAAGGTGCACGTCATAGGGCACATACCGCCAGGACATTCGGACTGCCTGAAGGTCTGGTCGCGCAACTTCTACAAGATCATATCGCGCTACGAGAGCACAGTGACCGCCCAGTTCTACGGACACACGCACTACGATGAGTTCGAAATGTTCTACGATCCCCACGATCTGA ACCATCCGAATGGCATTGCGTACATTGGACCCTCTGTGTCGCCCTACTACGACCTGAATCCTGGCTACCGGATCTACTACGTGGATGGCGACCACGATGCCACGACGCGCCTGGTCATCGACCACGAGTCCTGGATAATGAATCTCAAGGAGGCCAATCTGTACGGCTACCCCATTTGGTACAAGCTCTACACGGCCCGAGCGGCGTACAACATGAAGGCGCTGCGTCCCAGCGACTGGAACAACCTGCTCAACGAGCTGACCAACAATCAGGAGCTATTCGAGCTGTACTACAA ATATTACTGGAAGAACTCGCCGGCGCGTCCCACCTGCGATGCGGAGTGCAAGAAGCGGCTCATCTGCGACTGCCGAAGTGGGCGTTCCCACGACCGGAAGCACTTCTGCGCCGAGGTCGAGTCGAAGATCGACGAGGAGTCGTCCAAGTCCTGGAAGTCCTGGTTCTACAAGGGATTGACCAATTC CGCCGCGGATCAAACTGAAGTGCCGGCGGCCACCACCTCCGATGGCTACGGTCCTCTCGATGTGGTGATTGTAAACGTTGGTGGTTGA
- the LOC120446831 gene encoding uncharacterized protein LOC120446831 yields MSKRFWNRNQRSVSLPRSELVEINPMVPGRSRAAEGAAAPSSSGPRMTVETLFPTTSSPGNGFPKLAGRPTFGRTPKQGSTFKNWPKMPGSLLPTKSVGTLNKSSNKENLHHRKPGSRHLAATPSRRPPQMDELAHDWRKSFQVAVSARENRSSPQLTSTQVASTSSIVISSDDDDYPDSKLANLGKRIHKLTGKAPKKAAKDHKAGKVAPPRSLGTKIKATSQVTDPRRSKVGAGDFVYHENLNDKIAVTTVMPQFYALWDSSHSPDGQPSTSKFNPPQHSKSLPTSDADFLFVEDLENRRAVENLMPELLTPPKASSFRPLEGNPPTRDLSSLMGDDDHFPLSISAGGSSKRDPLWGSTCIRKEQHWDGAWRKNDLCESAMREIPLPAAPPESVESWRAVESICMRMRGLDVPDNQGLVEEAPSFDELLDVLGVWEQEAKQEAKN; encoded by the exons ATG TCGAAGCGCTTCTGGAACCGAAACCAGCGCTCCGTGTCCCTGCCCAGAAGCGAGTTGGTCGAAATCAACCCCATGGTGCCCGGCAGGAGCCGCGCGGCGGAGGGAGCAGCCGCACCATCTTCATCCGGACCGCGGATGACGGTGGAGACCCTGTTCCCCACTACTTCCTCGCCGGGCAACGGGTTCCCAAAGTTGGCTGGAAGACCCACTTTTGGCCGAACTCCGAAGCAAGGCTCCACGTTTAAGAATTGGCCGAAGATGCCTGGTTCTCTGCTCCCCACCAAGTCAGTTGGGACTTTGAATAAGTCGagcaacaaggaaaacctGCATCATCGCAAGCCAGGGAGTCGCCACCTGGCTGCAACTCCCTCAAGACGCCCACCGCAGATGGATGAGCTGGCTCACGACTGGCGGAAATCTTTCCAAGTCGCCGTTTCCGCCCGGGAGAATCGTAGTAGCCCCCAGCTGACCAGTACACAAGTTGCTTCCACAAGTTCCATTGTCATTTCAAGCGACGACGACGATTACCCCGATTCAAAACTGGCAAACCTTGGGAAAAGGATCCACAAACTCACAGGAAAGGCACCGAAAAAGGCTGCCAAAGATCACAAGGCAGGAAAGGTTGCCCCTCCAAGGAGTCTAGGTACCAAGATCAAGGCCACCAGCCAGGTGACTGATCCCAGGCGCAGCAAAGTGGGTGCTGGCGACTTCGTTTACCATGAGAACCTGAATGATAAGATCGCTGTGACGACGGTGATGCCCCAGTTCTATGCCCTTTGGGACTCCTCTCACTCGCCAGATGGCCAGCCGTCGACCAGCAAGTTCAATCCACCTCAGCACTCGAAGAGTCTGCCGACAAGTGACGCGGACTTCCTCTTCGTGGAGGACCTGGAAAACAGGCGGGCGGTGGAAAACCTGATGCCCGAGCTGCTGACGCCTCCGAAAGCCTCCTCTTTCCGGCCGCTGGAAGGGAATCCTCCGACTCGGGACTTGTCTTCCTTGATGGGCGACGACGATCACTTCCCGCTTAGCATCTCCGCCGGCGGGAGCTCGAAAAGGGATCCATTGTGGGGCTCCACCTGCATTCGGAAGGAGCAGCACTGGGACGGCGCTTGGCGGAAGAACGACCTGTGCGAGAGCGCCATGCGGGAAATCCCACTgccagctgctcctccggaGAGCGTGGAGAGCTGGAGAGCCGTCGAGAGCATCTGCATGCGAATGCGGGGCCTGGATGTGCCGGACAACCAGGGTTTGGTGGAGGAGGCGCCCTCCTTCGATGAGCTGCTCGATGTGCTCGGCGTCTGGGAGCAGGAGGCCAAGCAGGAAGCCAAGAATTAG